One window from the genome of Anguilla rostrata isolate EN2019 chromosome 5, ASM1855537v3, whole genome shotgun sequence encodes:
- the mthfs gene encoding 5,10-methenyltetrahydrofolate synthetase (5-formyltetrahydrofolate cyclo-ligase) isoform X1, which translates to MAALRAAKQALRKEIKKRVGALGNEEKLRQSRIVTQKLLKHPKYERCRRIAVFLSMNDEVRTEDIIEDIFKRGKECFIPRYFSDSSHMDMLKLASVEDIRSLPLTSWNIRQPGDEEEREDALASGGLELILMPGLGFDKNGHRLGRGKGFYDTYLQRCMNHSKGKPYTIGLAFKEQICQEVPVEGNDIHIDEVLYEGM; encoded by the exons ATGGCCGCCTTGCGTGCAGCAAAGCAAGCtttgagaaaagaaataaagaaacgAGTTGGAGCGCTTGGAAACGAGGAGAAACTTCGGCAGTCTCGTATCGTTACACAAAAG CTACTGAAGCATCCCAAATATGAGCGCTGTCGGAGAATAGCGGTTTTCCTCAGCATGAACGATGAGGTGCGCACCGAGGACATCATCGAGGACATATTCAAGAGGGGGAAAGAGTGCTTCATCCCCAGGTACTTCAGCGACAGCAGTCACATGGACATGCTGAAGTTGGCCTCGGTCGAAGACATACGGTCTCTGCCGCTCACTTCCTGGAATATCCGCCAGCCcggggatgaggaggagagagaggatgctCTGGCCTCGG GGGGGCTCGAGCTGATCCTGATGCCTGGACTGGGGTTCGACAAAAATGGGCATCGGCTGGGTCGCGGCAAGGGCTTCTACGACACCTACCTGCAGCGGTGCATGAACCATTCCAAAGGCAAGCCCTACACTATCGGGCTGGCCTTCAAGGAGCAGATTTGCCAGGAGGTTCCCGTGGAGGGCAACGACATTCACATTGATGAAGTCCTGTATGAGGGCATGTAG
- the mthfs gene encoding 5,10-methenyltetrahydrofolate synthetase (5-formyltetrahydrofolate cyclo-ligase) isoform X2 — protein MNDEVRTEDIIEDIFKRGKECFIPRYFSDSSHMDMLKLASVEDIRSLPLTSWNIRQPGDEEEREDALASGGLELILMPGLGFDKNGHRLGRGKGFYDTYLQRCMNHSKGKPYTIGLAFKEQICQEVPVEGNDIHIDEVLYEGM, from the exons ATGAACGATGAGGTGCGCACCGAGGACATCATCGAGGACATATTCAAGAGGGGGAAAGAGTGCTTCATCCCCAGGTACTTCAGCGACAGCAGTCACATGGACATGCTGAAGTTGGCCTCGGTCGAAGACATACGGTCTCTGCCGCTCACTTCCTGGAATATCCGCCAGCCcggggatgaggaggagagagaggatgctCTGGCCTCGG GGGGGCTCGAGCTGATCCTGATGCCTGGACTGGGGTTCGACAAAAATGGGCATCGGCTGGGTCGCGGCAAGGGCTTCTACGACACCTACCTGCAGCGGTGCATGAACCATTCCAAAGGCAAGCCCTACACTATCGGGCTGGCCTTCAAGGAGCAGATTTGCCAGGAGGTTCCCGTGGAGGGCAACGACATTCACATTGATGAAGTCCTGTATGAGGGCATGTAG